From the Anguilla rostrata isolate EN2019 chromosome 5, ASM1855537v3, whole genome shotgun sequence genome, the window TtgttgatatattttatattaaataaatttcaaTAGCTTCCCATTCATATAGCATACATATCTAAAGCCAAAGGCATTATGATGAAATAGCAatttagaaaagtatttgaggacctttcatgttaaaaaaaaaaaaaaaaaaacccaaaacaaccATCCAATTGCTTTCCATCAATTCAGAGCTGATTTGACAGATGCATTAGAGGACACCGCTCCAAGGTCATGCCATGGgaattagttttttatttttaactatttaaaataaataaataaataaaatttaagtttCAAATGATATAAAACTTAAAAATCAAGTGCTTTATAATGCTTGTGTCTTCTCAGTTATGCCTTGGGAAACAGTTTTTGGATCCGCACAGGTCAATTTGTTTGCACCCGCACCTGCCTTACTCATTCCAAGATCTAACTGTTAGCATccttaaaaaagaaactgtgtTCACACCCGTCCAGCCCATACGAAAGAGAACCTAGGCCCTTCCCAATACCTGTCATGATATAGACACAATATTCTCACTTCTATGGgatattaattttgtttttctgagacTAGAGTGCAGTGAGCAAAGAATGCAGTGAATACAGATTGTGGTGCAATGGAAAATCAATAGCCTATTTCAATACTAACTGAGCCAGAGGTTTTCACAACAAATAAGTCAATTCTTCACAAGATTGGTCAACGAAATTTGATGAGACTGTAAATGTTTTACAAGCAAGCCTAAACGCACAGCTCAGAAATGAACCAACCTCTTTAAATGAATGACATACCACAATAGCTTGTAAAATCTTTCAAATGAACCCCATTAACATTTCAAATTCATTACTAGGTCAAATCTGTAATAAGGATAAAGCATACAGTATggatgaaacaaaataataggCCAAATGTTTCTGTTACCACACTCTTGTGCAGAAACCCCCTGACAGGGTCAGGTCAGGTCATGTGCCACTGTAACTAAGCAACGTCAAGGAGGGGGGTGTTAGTGATATGCACTAGAAATCATTGCACCACTGACATTTATGATAGTCCTTTAGGATCCTCTGGAAAGCTTTCAAATTGAATGCCTGTCCAATATCCCATATCCAAAATAAAACTCACTTCACCACAGTATATTCTAGGGGTGTAAATTTGACTATAGGATATGATTTCAATTCTTGAAGCAACGGTTCGATATTTGGTTAAATATCACAAATTTCGATACAATACAATGAGATATAGTAAGAAAAAACATGTATACCTGCAACCAAAATGAGGatgacaatgcaaaaaaaaaagagactgatGTCACGTGGAACGGAAGGAAAAACATCCGTTCAATGTGATGATGAGGAAACATAAACAGTGATTGATGTTGGCAGTGTTGCAAGAGAGCGAACTGCCATAACATTTtggacatttaaatgaatattttgctATGATTCATAACAATACATATTGATTTTTGCACATTGTATAGATTGCATCAGATTGTTGCCCTTTGAATTTATACATCGATCTAGATCAGTGAATCATTACACCCCCAGTATTTTCGCCCCCACACTGAAGCTGAGGCACGGTTGAAACAGAAGTAAGATGAAGAGCTCTTCTTGTAGTTGCATAATTCGGCCACCAAATGGCCATCAAATATGAATCCAGTCAACAGTGGTTTGTTCATGCTATTCTGCAAATGGCATTATTATAATTCACAcaggtgtttttctttctcagcaaccagctttattttttatacacacaaAGGAAACTCAGAAGATTTCTATAAGCGATAAGGAATGAGGTAGAGAGTCAAAAGTTAATGACTCAAAAGCAAAATACTATTCAGGACTTCTCTGGGTACCAAAGAAATAGTTATATGTGCCttgcttttttgtaaagcatataatacaaacaggaaaatatttccaaaaaatcaCCATCAAGCAGTGCAACGTGCATATTTGGAAATACAGAAAAGCTTTCTTAATGCTGATACATAAAAATAgtcaaaataatgaaagaacGAGTCCATTTCTAACCCCAAAAAGCAGCATAGCTTTAAGCAACGCGAGCTGTTGTGTTACGTGTAGTGCGCTAGGTGAACAAACACCTTAACAGCATCCTGAGATGGTGGAAAAGGCCCAATTCTGTAACCACGGTGGTTTGAAGCTCCAACGAACACTGCAGAGTCGACTCTGGCTCTTCTCAGAACCACTGGGCATAAGGCAGGATACGTTTAAGGACTCGAGCAATGATATCAAGCATACAGGGTagaccaaaacaaatttccttgaaggaaaagaaaaaaaaaaggtttctttcCAGCACTGATGCAGAGCACAGCATTACACTGGCGGTataaaggggaggggggttgggcgTGGCTCGGACGCCTGACGCTTCACACCGAGTACTGCTTCGGCTGACTCTTGGCTGTCAGAGCCCTCTCCGTCTGGGCGATGGcatgggcagccctgctgttcAGGAGCCTGCACTCTTGGAGAACGTCTGTGGAAGGAACGCAAGGAGTCAACTCAATAAGCCTGTTTCAGCGCGTCACCCGAAGTTCACCCTCTTCTCAATACAAATTAAAGATTATTTGCCTGAGCCCGATTATTAATTTAAACGTatacaaaagtgcattcatatatttaatgCTGAAggaatataatgtaatttaaagcaCCTTAATTAGTCCAATGTTTTTAGGTTTATTGTGAGATAAAAATAAAGGCATTTCCCTTGGCGGGAAGAACACATACCACTGAACTGTTTATAGGCCTCATCGACGATAGCGCTATTTGATCGCTTTATGTCCCAATATCCGTCTTCAACCCAAGGCTTGCACTCAGGCACTTCTACTGTCTGTCCATTTCTAGCCATGCCTTCtgtgaattaataataaatatgaaaattattactatttgttttcttcaaaaacCATGATTGTCACACTGCATCCGGGCAACATTGTGCAGCTCAAGTGATTTTAGGGCAACTCTGTTGATCCATGAGAACTGGCCAGATTTTGGTTGGTCGAGGTATATGGCAACAGTGCGAAGACGCCACCATGGTCTTTAATGGAATATGACTCAGCTTCTTCAAGAATTCTTTGGCATGAGTCATGTCACTCACAGATTTAAACACAGGAATCCCCTCTTTCCTTTACTTAAAAAATGATGTTATAGTTCATAGCTGAGCAGCCTTTAATTGTCCtaataattaatgtaatgtacctaCGAGTGTTTTGAGATAGTAATAATGTCCGTGCGTGGTAAAGATTTGACTATGGCAGTCATACAAAATTTAGTAATATCTTTGATGAAGATGCAGTAGCACTGAAATGCGCacacttttttcccttttacacGATTATATTTGTCTGACTGGATTATCAGGTagaggaaattaaattaagtaaCTAGCAAGCTATCTAACTTTGTTTTTGATGTTGGAAATTTAATAGAAGGCTTGATGACAAGCTGAGATGCCAGAAATCAATAGCTTGCGAATCTAAATAGCTAGCTACCCAGACAGTGGGTGTTGATACCCATTCTGATTCGCCCATTCTGAGGTTGGGGCGGTGATGTTCCAATAACTAGGCTTGATTAGTATTGGCTGATACATGTACAGCTGAATCACTCCAATCCTACCACTGTCAGATGTTTGGTCTGTGACATCAATGTCAGAATCTCTCATTTTCCTACATAGTTCTCTACACTAACTGCTAGTGTGATCCATCTAATGGGCTGTCATAAATTATGTGTATGAATGTTCATTTTAGAAGGAACATACCCTTTCCTCCAGCTGTCctgttctgaaatatttttcattttcccagtCATAAATTTAGAAaagtatacttttttttcttatggcttaattacataaaaatattgcattatgcCATAAGAACAATCTTCTTAAcactttaaaagtaaaaaatgtgatttaaacataaatgtaatttagcTACTTTCCAGACCTTTTATTGTGTCATCAATGTCTTTGCACAGTTGGTATAAATCGCTCCCTCGTCCAACCACTCTTTCACCTGAAACAAAGAATGAAGACTTGTTGCAGAGAGAGTATACAAGAGCCCACAATAGGTAGAGCCGAATGGGCAGGCCTTCCTGAATGGCAGAAGCATCAGGAATACTAGCATGTTCTGTCATTAAATGGCTCTATGACCTTGCTGATTTgaaccacaacacaacactatGGTTCGAATCAGCAGGTTATTCAGACCACATGGTAGGTCCACCCATTCTGTAGTCCCCGAAGCCTGCCTATCGCATCTCTATACAAATGTGCTGTTGAAAAGCATGGCGCAAATAGCTAATTCTATGGTTATAAAGCCGGAGTGCTTAACCTTTGCCCCCAGAGGTCATCATCCAAGCAAAACAtccagcacagagagagtgGTATTCATTTAATTGGCTCAATTAGGATCAGAATTGTTGCTAGCTCAGCTGGAACCCATGCACACAGGTTGGCTTCAATGAGGAGGAGGTTTGTCAGTATTGTGCTCATTTTAGTTAAGGACCACCTTGCTCACCAATCATTGAAGGACTTATTCTGTTCAAACCTGCCATGCACGTAAGGAACAAAGTTTTGAGAATGGAATCCCCTCTGTTTTTACTGACACTCCATGGCGATCACATTTAGAGTGACCAGAACCTCAGGGATTGTGCTGCTACCTTATTTCATAGGCACACTGTCTTCCCGCTCTTCAATCTGCACACTTCTCAATTCTTCCACCACGCGAAACAAGAGGGCTCTGTCAACCACTTCAGGGAAACTTATTCAATTGAAccttatttatatttcacaagGCCACATTGCATGGCCAGCCAGTACAGCTCAACCAAGTCTTTTCCAAAATTGAATTGTGTTAAGGAACTGTTCTAGCGCCTGGATGGGCCCCCACAATTTGGTATTGAATATGGACCGTGCCGGTGCCAACTGGCCAGGAGCCACACAGGCCAATGGACAATTGGCTCCAGTGTTGCCGAGGGATCAAAGGGTTTcagaccagcaggggtcactggagaATGTTATTGTGCAgcactgacccctgctggtcaattgGGCAACTGCAAGTTCCTCTGTTTGGCTACACACAAAGTGTCTTCCTCCAGGCCAGGCTCATATCAAGGTGAACTGTGAAGTGATGACAGAATCAATGCCCTACAGAACCAACAATACAGGCTACCAAGTTGCAGCATGAGtatgactgggcattccaaaatggagagaaagagggaaatatGATGCAATTCACATGACAGCAGTGCTATAAAGACTTATTTTTTCATACACAAATCTGTGTGTTCCCAGTGTTTATGATTGACATTAACACAGTTTACACCAAGTAAATCACAATGACATGGTAACACTCACCATCCAACACCTTGATGTTAGGGAACATTTCCAAGAGAACGTTTCTATATGCCGAGTTCTTACAAACTAAAAAGAGATATTAGAAAAAAGATatgaaaaatagtttaaataattttattttaaacacaacaCATTTCCTGACTAGTATAATGTGTAATGAAGAGGACCATACATACCTGGGTTGGTGTAGTTATACAGGTTGTCATTAAGGCGAATACTCTCCATGTTTCTCATAGGCTGAAGACAATGTAGGTTTTCTATACTGAAAACACcaatacaacaaaaaatgcaacccattcttaaaataacacttttgtttttaaagttagtTTGAAAGGACAGTATTCAAAAGCCTTAATGACACAAATTGTGCTAAATTCCTTAAATACACTGAAGCACTGAAAGTTCCCTGTGGGGGCTCTACGAAGGACTGATTTCTAAATTCTGATAATACAGTATAATTCACTATGTCCAAGTCTTTCTATCAGAATCAGTCAGCTTACAATGTGGATCTGTGCCCCATGGAGAAAATGGTAGGTTTAAGGAACATTTGCAGTGCACTTAATTCCCCTGCTGTTTGAACCCAATTAAAAGCTATAGTGCAGGGAATAGCAACAGTAACCAAAAACAGCACATAGGAAGCAATGTTTACAGCTAGAGGTAAGAGACAGAGGCTTCATCAACACCGTTTAGCATAGAGCAAATGTTGTCAATCACTAACTTGATGGAAAAAATCGCTCTCGACTGCAAAATACTACATATTTCGGTTCAAATCAAATTACTAAATACAAGTGATTTCTCACAAAATTCATGAGGCACTGCTTCCTTCTCTAACTATCCAAAGGGCTGCTTGGGAAAATTCCGTTACCTGTTAATAAGGTTTCCAGCCACATTTAGATTCTGTAGGCTGTAACAGCTGCTAATGGCTTCTGCAATCAAGACAACATATGACATTTCTGAAGACCGGTAAGTATGAATCCAATGTAAAAACTGCATAACAATAAAGGAATGTCACCATTTAGAACTATTACTattaacaaatacaaaatataaccCTGAAAAGGTTTGCAAAGAATTTACTGCATATCAgaaaatttcaaatataaattttatcTTATGAATGGAATGATCCTTACCTAAACTGGTAATCCTATTAGCAGACAGATTGAGCGAGATAAGAAGGCGCAGGGAGGACAGAGGCGTTAGATTTGTGATGTTGTTCCCAGAAAGGTCTAATCTCTCCAGATTCATACACTCTCCCACACAGCCAAGATCATATATACCTGTAAAACAGCTTGGATATATAAGCATTCTGTATATCCAGGTATCTTCCCCACAATGTAAACACATAACTTTGATTCAAGAGAGGAATCTTACCAAGGCCTCTGAGTTTGAGAAACAAAATTGATTCCAGGTCGAACTCCCCCGTTCGGGACTTCAGCAGCTCGGCTGTAATTTTTGCAACTTCGGTTTCTGGAGGTGAGAGGGACAAGGGAATTTGACCCTGCACACAGGTATAGTATGCATCCACCTATCTGTTGCTTTGTCTTCAAAGTAACAGCAAGTAACAGCAAGCCCAGGCTCCCATGTGACTCAGCTGGTACAGTCTCTCACTTACAGTAGTCGCAAGTTTGAGCCTCAACCAAGACATTTAGCCACTTGTGAATTGGATTTAAGTTGGCTAGTTTTATTTTGGTTACAGCTTCATTAGTTCCTCCTAATGCAGCAGCAGGCAACCACAGGCCACCAGCTGATCTCAGTGAGAGATGTATCCCTCAACTGATGAGTGATAATGCAAATGCGTGATCTGTGGTGCAGAGAACAGGTACTGTTTCACTGGTAAGGGCATCAGGAGAATGTCTGCATTACTGAATGGGTTCAGGTCCAACAGCAGTAACTCAAGAGGCACATTTGGCAAGTCTCTCTCCAAATTGAGAAAATAATGTTGATCACCTAGTTATCCAAggtattccttttttaaatg encodes:
- the LOC135255153 gene encoding leucine-rich repeat-containing protein 61-like isoform X2; this encodes MNLERLDLSGNNITNLTPLSSLRLLISLNLSANRITSLEAISSCYSLQNLNVAGNLINSIENLHCLQPMRNMESIRLNDNLYNYTNPVCKNSAYRNVLLEMFPNIKVLDGERVVGRGSDLYQLCKDIDDTIKEGMARNGQTVEVPECKPWVEDGYWDIKRSNSAIVDEAYKQFSDVLQECRLLNSRAAHAIAQTERALTAKSQPKQYSV
- the LOC135255153 gene encoding leucine-rich repeat-containing protein 61-like isoform X1, producing MDGKRDKAQETEVAKITAELLKSRTGEFDLESILFLKLRGLGIYDLGCVGECMNLERLDLSGNNITNLTPLSSLRLLISLNLSANRITSLEAISSCYSLQNLNVAGNLINSIENLHCLQPMRNMESIRLNDNLYNYTNPVCKNSAYRNVLLEMFPNIKVLDGERVVGRGSDLYQLCKDIDDTIKEGMARNGQTVEVPECKPWVEDGYWDIKRSNSAIVDEAYKQFSDVLQECRLLNSRAAHAIAQTERALTAKSQPKQYSV